The Catellatospora citrea DNA segment GGCCACGGCTCCGACACCGACGAGTGCGGCGGTCGTGAGCAGTGGCGCGAGCAGGCGCTGCGTCCCGGACCGCCCGCGCCGGTGGCGGCCCTGCCGGCCGTCGTCGCGGCGGTGCCGACCGGTGGCGGGGGAGCCGGTGGTGCGGGCGAAACGAAGTTCTTGCTGATCACGGGGGGTATGCGGGGGCATTGGCCGATATTAAGAAGGCATTAGCCCAGGTAAAAGGGGGTGCTATCAGATTTCTCCCAGGGTGGTGCTGATTTAGCCCGAATTGCTCAGACTTGTTCTCAAGATTGTTTCTGACCTGGGGTTTTGTGAGTCCTCCTCGCGCGTCGAGTGTGGTGCTGGGAACGGCTCGGTACAGTGCCGCGGGTGAGCGACACCCCCACGCCGCCGCTGCCCCCGCCCGCCGATCCGTGGGCGGGCCGCGACGGGCACACGCACACCCTCGGCATGGCGTCCATCCCGCAGCGCATCGCGCCGGCCGCCCCGGCGCAGCCGCAGGTCGTCTATGTGGAGCGGCCCCGCCGCAGGCGCTGGCCGTGGGTGCTCGGCACGCTGACCGTGCTGAGCCTGGGCTGCTGCGGGGTGCTCGCCGCGGTCACCGCGCCGATCCGGGCGCAGTACCCGGTGCGCGCCGAGCTGGGCGCCACCATCGCGGGCCTGCGCCGCGACACCAGCCCCGAGGTCCGTGACGCGGCCAACGAGCTGATCGCGCAGATTCACCGGGAGCAGGACGTGACCGGCGCGGAGGTCGCCAAACTCGACGAGCCCAAGCGCAAGGACATGCCGGTGGTGCTGGTCGTGGCCACCCGGTTCATCCTCGACCCGGCCGGCGAGCTGGACGGCGCGCTCGCCGGGGCGGGCAAGGACCGGCCCACGGGCGTGCGCAGTTTCCCCGCCGGAGCGCGCGGTGGGGAGCTGCGCTGCGGCAACGCCCGCGACAAGCAGAGCGACGCGCCCGTCGTGGTCTGCGCCTGGATCGACCACGGCAGCCTCGGCCTCGGCCTGTTCTACGGCGGCCGCGCCATGGACGACAGCGCCCGGCTGCTCCGCGAGATCCGCGACGACGTGCTGGTCAAAGCGTGATCGCCGAAGTTGTCCACAGGCCTGGAAACGCGAACGCGTCCCGGGCACTAGCATCGGCCGGGTGACACAGATCCTGCACGCCGACGCCGTACGCCTGCTGACCGACTGGCGCCCGCCCACCGACGCCGAGGCCGACTGGACGCAGACGATCGCGCTGCTGGCGCAGGGCCCGCAGGTGATGGGCAAGCCGCACCTCGACGGGCACGTCACGGCCAGCGCGATCATCGTCTCCCACGACCGCTCCCGCATCCTGCTCTGCCTGCACGGCAGGCACGACATCTGGTGCCAGCTCGGCGGACACCTCGAACCCGAGGACGGCGACCTCGCCGCGGCCGCCCTGCGCGAGGCCACCGAGGAGAGCGGCATCGCGGGGCTGGTCGTCGACCCGGTGCCGGTCGACGTCGACGTGCACGAGGTCAACTGCGCGGGCCGGCCCAACCGGCACTACGACGTGATCTTCCTGGTGCACGCGCCCGCGGACGCGGTGGCGCAGGTCAGCGAGGAGTCGCACGAGCTCGGCTGGTTCGCCCCCGACGCGCTGCCCAGCCCGCTCGGCACGGACACCGCGCGCGTGGTGCGCAACGCGATGGCCCGGCTCGGCTGAGCGACGGGCGGTCCGGCGATGAGGGTGCCGCACGATCCGTGGCCCGCCGACCAGGCAGAGGCACTGCGCCAGCAGCTCGCGCTGCGCGCGCGGGTCGAGGCGGGCGGGCCGCTCCCGGCCGTGCGGACCGCGGCCGGGCTGGACGTGTCGTACGACGGGGAGACCGGCCGGGCCGTGGCCGCCGCCGTCGTGCTGGACCTCGCCACGCTGACCGTCGTCGAGGCGGCCACCGCGACCGGCGAGGTGACCTTCCCGTACGTGCCGGGCCTGCTCGCGTTCCGGGAGCTGCCGGTGCTCGTCGACGCGCTGGAGCGGCTCACGGTCACGCCGGACGTGCTGGTGTGCGACGGCTATGGGGTCGCCCACCCGCGCCGGTTCGGACTGGCCTGCCACGTCGGGGTGCTCACCGGGCTGCCCACGTTCGGGGTGGCCAAGACGCCGTTCACCTCCGCGCACGCCGAGCCGGGTCCGGGCCGGGGCGACTGGTTGCCGCTGACCGAGGACGAGGAGGTGCTGGGCCGGGTGCTGCGCACCCAGCCGAAGGTCAAGCCGGTATTCGTCTCCGTCGGGCACCGCGTCGACCTGGCCACGGCCACCACGCTGACGCTGGCCCTGGCGCCGCGCTTCCGGCTGCCGGAGACGACCCGGCACGCCGACCAGCTCTCCCGCCGGCTGCTCGGAGGCCTGTATGCCGCCCGCTGACCCCGACGCCAACGCGGCGCTGCGGGCCCGCTTCGACGAGGTCCACGCGCAGTACACCCACCTGCGGGACAACGTGGGGGAGCTGCAGCGGGACCTGGCGGGCCTGGAGGTCTCCGTCGCCTCCGCCGACGGCATGGTCACCGTCGTGGTGGGCGCGCGCGGGCAGCTGCTGCGGCTGCGCCTGCACGAGCGGGCGTACGCGGCGCACCGGCCGGACCGGCTCGCCGAGCTGATCACCAAGACCACCCGCCGGGCCGAGCAGGCCGCCGTGGAGGCGACCGCGGAGCTGGTGGCGCGGGTCGTGCCCGCCGAGACCGGGGTGCCCGAGCTGCTGCGCGGCGGCGACCTGGGGGCGCTGCTGCGCCGCCACGACGACACCATGGGCTACGAGGAGCGGCGATGACCGGTCAGCGGATCGACCTCGACCCGGCGGCCGCGCTGACGGCCGCGCGGCGGCTGAACCTGGCCGGGCAGTCCCTGGCCCGCGAACGGGAGCTGTCCGGCGGCCGGATCGAGCAGGCCGGGCAGGACCGCCCCTGGGGCGACGACGAGTTGGGCAGGGCCTTCGCGGCGCGGTACGCCGACAGCGCGGTCATGCTCCTCCTGCTGTGGCGTGACGCGGCTCACCGCACGGTGGACCTGAGTGAGTCCATCGTCACCGCGGTGGCCGCCACCGAGCACGTCGACGCTGCTGGGCAGGCCAGGTTCCGGCAGCTCACGGTGTGACACGCGGGCCGGTTGTGGCCTGCGGGACGTGTTCTACGCCGCCTGGAGCCCCTCTGCCTGATCGGTGTCCGGACGGACCGGGCAGAATGGGAGCATCAAACCTAGAGGCGGAGGATGGGTCGTGGCTGAACTGCGCTGCGTGGTCGCGGTGGACGGGCCCTCGGGCTCGGGCAAGTCGACGGTGTCGCGTCGGCTGGCGCGTCGCCTGGACGCACGCTACCTCGACACCGGCGCCATGTACCGGGCGCTGACCTGGGCCGTGCTGCAGGCCGGGGTGGACCTCACCGACCCCGACGGCATCGCCAAGGTCGCCGTCGACTGCGAGCTGATCATCACGACCGACCCCGAGCGGCCCTCGATCAGCGTCAACGGCGAGAACGTGGACGGCCCGATCCGCGGCGGCGAGGTCACCGCGGCCGTGTCGGCGGTGTCCGCCGTGCCGTTCGTCCGGCAGGTGCTCACCGCTCGCCAGCGCGCGATCATCGAGGAGTCCGCCCGGATCGTGGTCGAGGGTCGCGACATCGGCACCGTGGTCGCCCCCGACGCCGACCTCAAGGTCTTCCTGACCGCCTCTTCCGCCGAGCGGGCGCGCCGTCGCAGCGCCGAGACCGCCGGCGACCACGCTGCGACCGAGGCCGACCTGGCCCGTCGTGATCACCTGGACTCCACCCGCAAGGTCAACCCGTTGCAGCAGGCCGCCGACGCGGTGGTGCTCGACTCGACCGAGCTGGGCATCGATGAGGTTGTCAGCGAGCTGTACCGGCTGCTGACAACGAGGAAGGCAGCATGAGCAACACAGAATGGACCGAGCTGGAGGTCGTCGAGCAGCCGCTGCCGGAGGCTCCGCCGACGACGCCGGTCATCACGCCGCAGCCGGTCCTGGCGGTGGTGGGTCGCCCCAACGTGGGCAAGTCCACCCTCGTCAACCGCATCATCGGCCGCCGTCAGGCGGTGGTCGAGGACATCCCCGGCGTGACCCGGGACCGGGTGGCGTACGACGCCAACTGGTCGGGCCGCAAGTTCACCGTCGTGGACACCGGCGGCTGGGAACCCGACGCCAAGGACCGCGCCGCGGCCATCGCCGCGCAGGCCGAGGCCGCCATCGCCGCGGCCGACGTGGTGCTGTTCGTGGTCGACTCGTCCATCGGCGCGACCGACGAGGACGCGGCCGCGGTGAAGATGCTGCGCCGCAGCTCCAAGCCGGTGCTGCTGGTGGCCAACAAGGCCGACAACCAGAACATGGAGTACGAGGTCCACGACCTGTGGTCGCTCGGCCTGGGTCAGCCGTGGCCCGTGTCGGCGCTGCACGGCCGCGGCTCCGGCGACCTGCTCGACGCGGTGCTCGAGGCGTTCCCGAAGCAGGCGCCGCTGGAGGACCACGTGCCCGGCCCGCGCGGCCCGCGCCGCGTGGCGCTGGTCGGCCGCCCCAACGTCGGCAAGTCCAGCCTGCTCAACCGGCTCGCCCGGGAGGAGCGCTCGGTCGTCGACTCCGCCGCCGGCACCACCGTCGACCCGGTCGACTCGCTGGTCGTCATCGGCGGCGAGACCTGGCAGTTCGTCGACACCGCCGGCCTGCGCAAGCGCGTCGGCAAGGCCAGCGGCACGGAGTACTTCGCCTCGCTGCGCACCGCCGCCGCGATCGAGACCTCCGAGGTCACCGTCGTGCTGCTGGACTCCAGCGAGGTCATCAGCGAGCAGGACCAGCGCCTGCTGTCGATGGTGTCCGAGGCCGGCCGCGGCGTGGTGCTCGCCTTCAACAAGTGGGACCTGGTCGACGCCGACCGGCGGCACTACCTGGACAAGGAGATCGACCGGGAGCTCAAGCGCATCCCGTGGGCGCTGCGCGTCAACATCTCCGCGCTGACCGGGCGGGCCGTCGAGAAGCTCGCGCCGGCGCTGCGCCAGGCGCTGGCCAGCTGGGAGAAGCGCATCCCGACCGGCCAGCTCAACCAGTGGCTGACCGCGCTGGTGCAGGCGACCCCGCACCCGGTGCGCGGCGGCCGGGCCCCGCGCATCCTGTTCGCGACCCAGCCCAGCATCTCCCCGCCGAAGTTCGTGCTGTTCACGACGCAGCCGCTGGACCCGGGCTACATCCGGTTCGTGGAGCGCAAGCTGCGCGAGGAGTTCGGCTTCGAGGGCAGCCCGATCGACATCTCGGTCAAGCCCCGCAAGGAGAAGGGCCCCGGCGGCCGCGGCAAGACCCACGGCTGACCGCCGATCCACTCACGAAGCTCCGCCCGCCCCACCCGGGGCCGGCGGAGCTTCGTCGTTTGCGCCCGCACCTCGTCCGAGGTCGCCCGCGTCGCACGCGAGGTACGCGCCCGCAGGTCGCGCAAACACGGTCAAGCCCGCGGTGCCCGCGTCCGGGCACGATGAGCGGGTGACCGCACCCGCCGACACCTTCGCCGCCTACGTCGACGTGCTCGCCCACGCGCTCGACGAACCCGACGCCACCGGCGCGGACCTGGCCGGGCGGCTGCACCTGTCGCGATACCACCTCGACCGCCTCGTCGCGGCCGTGGCCGGCGAGCCACCGGGCGCGCTGCGCCGCCGGGTGCTGCTGGAACGGGCCGCGTATCGGCTGGCCACCAGCACGCGGACCGTGCTCGACGTGGCGATTGAGGCAGGTTACTCCTCACACGAGGCGTTCACCCGCGCTTTCACCCGGGCGTACGGCACCGGCCCGGCCCGCTGGCGGCGGCGGCCGACCGGCATCTCACTCGCCGCGCCCAACGACGTCCACTTCCATCCCCCGGCGGGCCTGCGCCTGCCGGGCGCGCGAAAGGTTCATGCCATGGATCTGCTGCTGGGTATGGTCGACCATCACGTCTGGCTGCTCGGCCGGCTGCTGGATCGCGCCGCCGGGCTCGACGACGACACCCTGGACCGCGGGATCGAACTGTCGGTCGAGGGCGTCGACGCGACGACGACGCTGCGCTCGCTACTGTCGCGCCTGGTCGGCCAGCTCGACCAGTGGAACGCCGGCATGTCGGGCCGGGACTACGACTGGTCGGTGGAAGACGAGGAGCCGGTCGCGGCCATGCGCGCCCGGCTGGCCGTGGCAGGCCCGGACTTCATCGGCCGAGTGCGTGCCGTGTCCGAGGCCGACCGCCTGGGCGACACGTTCGTCGACACGGTCTGCGTGCCGCCCCGCGTGTTCACGTACGGTGGGATGGTCGCGCACGTGCTCACCTTCGCGGCACACCGGCGGACCCTGGCCCTGGGCGCGCTGCGTACCGCTGGAGTCGACGACCTCGGCGACGGCGACCCGATGTCGTGGTTCGCCCGCGCCACCTGAGTCACCGGCCGCGCGGCCGGGTCCACACCGGACCCGGGCCGCACGGCCCACGCGGCGTTCGTGGGCAAGCTGACCTTCGGCCGGTACTGTCAGTACATGATTCACATCGATGAGTCGGCGCCGCAGGTGTCGGCGGTGCGGCTGGCCTTCCCGGCGCATCGCTACCGCCAGGAGGAGATCGTCGCCGAGTTCACCGCGATGTGCCTGCCCGGCGAGCATCCGGGGCGCGAGGTGTTCGCCCGGTTCGGCCGGACCACCGGCGTGCAGACCCGCCACCTGGCGCTGCCGCTGGACCAGTACGCCGGGCTGACCGGGTTCACCCAGGCCAACGACGCGTTCATCGAGGTGGCCCAGGAACTGGGCGAGGTGGCGCTGCGTGAGGCGCTGGACGCGGCCGGGGTGCGCCCCGACGAGGTCGACCTCATCGCGACCACGAGCGTCACCGGGCTGGCCGTGCCGTCGCTGGACGCGCGCCTGGCCACGCGGGTCGGCCTGCGCCCCGACGTGAAGCGGCTGCCGCTGTTCGGGCTCGGCTGCGTCGCGGGCGCGGCCGGAGTGGCCCGCCTGCACGACTACCTGCGCGCCTTTCCGGACCACGTCGCAGTGCTGCTGGCGGTGGAGCTGTGCTCGCTGACCGTGCAGCAGGAGGACACCACGCCGGCCAATCTGGTCGCCTCCAGCCTGTTCGGAGACGGCGCAGCCGCGGTCGTCATGGTCGGCGGGCGACGGGCCGCCGCGGTGCCGGGCCGCCCGCGCGTGCTGGCCACCCGCAGCCGCCTCTACCCGGACACCGAGCAGGTCATGGGCTGGCGCATCGGGTCCAGCGGGTTCCGGATCGTGCTGTCCAACGAGGTCGCCCCGATCGCCGAGCGCTTCCTCGGCGGCGACGTGCGCGGCTTCCTGGCCGATCACGACGTCGACGAGACCGACGTCGCGACGTGGATCTGCCATCCCGGCGGCCCGAAGGTCATCGACACCATCGAGAAGATCCTCGACCTGCCCTCGGAGGCGCTGCTGCCGACCCGGCGCTCGCTGGCCGGGCGGGGCAACCTGTCGTCGGTGTCGGTGCTGGACGTGCTGCACGAGGCGATGAGCGGCACACCGCGCGAAGACCAGCCCGGACTCATGATCGCCATGGGGCCGGGGTTCTGCTCCGAACTCGTCCTGCTGAGGTGGTGAGCGTGCTCGCGTACACCCTGCTGATCGTGGCGGTGGCCGGCGAACGCCTGGTGGAACTGGTGGTGTCGAAGCGCCACGCGGCCTGGGCCCTGGCCAACGGCGGCCGTGAGTACGGCCGGAGCCACTACCCGTACATGGTCGCCCTGCACACCGCGCTGCTGGCCGGGTGCCTGGCCGAGGTGTGGCTGCTGGACCGGCCGTTCCTGCCCGCGCTCGGCTGGACCATGCTGGCGCTGGTCGTCGCGAGCCAGGCGCTGCGCTGGTGGTGCGTGACGACCCTGGGCCGGCGGTGGAACACCCTGGTCATCGTCGTGCCGGGGCTGCCGCTGGTGGACCGCGGGCCGTACCGCTGGCTCAAGCACCCCAACTACCTGGCCGTCGTGGTCGAGGGCTTCGCCCTGCCGCTGGTGCACAGCGCCTGGCTCACCGCGCTGACCTTCACCCTGCTCAACTTCGCCCTGCTGGCCGTGCGCATCCGGGTGGAGGACGCGGCCCTGGCCGAGGCCACCGCGTGAACGAGCGTAGCGAGTGAACCATGTCATCGTGTCCTCACGCTGACGACGAGCGCAGCGAGGAGAAAGCGTGAGCTTCGACGCCGACCTGCTGGTCGCGGGTGGCGGACCGGCCGGGCTGGCCACGGCGCTGCTGGCCCGGCGGGCGGGGATGTCGGTGGTGGTCGCCGAGCCGCGCGCCGACCCGATCGACAAGGCCTGCGGCGAGGGGCTGATGCCCGGCGGGCTGGCCCGGCTGCTGGCGCTCGGCGTCGACCCGGCGGGGGTCCCGTTCCACGGCATCGCCTACCGGGCAGGACGGCGTGCGGCCCACGCCCGCTTCGCGGCCGGGCCGGGCCGCGGGGTCCGCCGCACCACCCTGCAGGCCGCGCTGCGCGAGCGCGCGGCACAGGCCGGGATCGGCTGGGTGGCCGGGCGCGTCGCCGGGTTGCGGCAGGACGCGCACGGCGTCGAGGCGGCCGGGGTACGCGCGCGCTGGCTGGTCGGCGCCGACGGCCTGCACTCGCGGGTACGCCGGGAGGCGGGCATCGCCTCGGCGGCCGGCACCCCGGCGCGCTTCGGGCAGCGCCGGCACTACCCGGTCGCGCCCTGGTCGGACCTGGTCGAGGTGTGGTGGTCGGCGCACGCCGAGGCCTACGTCACCCCGGTCGCGCCCGACCTGGTCGGGGTCGCCATCCTGCACCGCCGGTCCGGGCTGGGCTACGAGACGCTGCTCGACGGGTTCCCCGAGCTGAAGGCCCGGCTCGGCGGCGCGGCGCCGGCCGGACCGGTGCGTGGGGCCGGTCCGCTGCGCCGCACCGTCCAGGCCCGGGTCAGCGGCCGGGTGCTGCTCGTCGGCGACGCCGCCGGCTACGAGGACGCGCTCACCGGCGAGGGGGTCAGCCTGGCCCTGAACCAGGCCGAGGCGGCGGTGTCCGCGCTGAGCAGCGGCGACCTGGCCGGCTATGAGGCGCAGTGGCGGCGGCGCACCCGCACCTACCGCCTGCTCACCCGCGGGCTGGTGCTGCTGACCGCGGCCCGCCCGGTGCGCGGCGCGGTGGTGCCGATCTGCGTGGCGGTCCCGCCGCTGTTCCGCGGCGCGGTGAACGTGCTGGCCGGATAGGGCGTTACATCACTGTGTCGGAGCGGTGGGTCGGGCCGCGCGCTCGGATACGGTGTGGGACATGTTGAGCGGCTTCAAGAACTTCATCATGCGTGGCAACGTCGTCGACCTGGCGGTCGGTGTGGTCATCGGCGCGGCGTTCACCAGTCTGGTCACCGCGTTCACGGACGCGTTCCTGAACCCCGTGATCGACTTCATCGGCGCTCCGAACAAGGAGACCGGCCTCTCGGTCGCACTGGGCAAGGGTCAGCTCGACTTCGGGGCCTTCCTGAGCGCAGTGATCACCTTCGTGATGACTGCCGCGGTGCTCTACTTCCTGGTCGTGCTGCCGATGAACAAGCTGGCCGAGCGCCGCAACAAGGGCAAGGAGCCCGAGCCCGCGCCGATCACCGAGGACATCCGGCTGCTCACCGAGATCCGTGACGCGCTGGTCGCCGGCCGGGTGCCCGCGCAGGCCGTCCGCCACGAGAACGACCACCCCGCCGACCGCTGAGCCGCGCGGCGGGCGGCCGCGCCGTCCGCCGCCACCGTCGTCCCGGAGCTATCGGGGCCC contains these protein-coding regions:
- a CDS encoding NUDIX hydrolase; amino-acid sequence: MTQILHADAVRLLTDWRPPTDAEADWTQTIALLAQGPQVMGKPHLDGHVTASAIIVSHDRSRILLCLHGRHDIWCQLGGHLEPEDGDLAAAALREATEESGIAGLVVDPVPVDVDVHEVNCAGRPNRHYDVIFLVHAPADAVAQVSEESHELGWFAPDALPSPLGTDTARVVRNAMARLG
- a CDS encoding endonuclease V; this translates as MRVPHDPWPADQAEALRQQLALRARVEAGGPLPAVRTAAGLDVSYDGETGRAVAAAVVLDLATLTVVEAATATGEVTFPYVPGLLAFRELPVLVDALERLTVTPDVLVCDGYGVAHPRRFGLACHVGVLTGLPTFGVAKTPFTSAHAEPGPGRGDWLPLTEDEEVLGRVLRTQPKVKPVFVSVGHRVDLATATTLTLALAPRFRLPETTRHADQLSRRLLGGLYAAR
- a CDS encoding YbaB/EbfC family nucleoid-associated protein, which produces MPPADPDANAALRARFDEVHAQYTHLRDNVGELQRDLAGLEVSVASADGMVTVVVGARGQLLRLRLHERAYAAHRPDRLAELITKTTRRAEQAAVEATAELVARVVPAETGVPELLRGGDLGALLRRHDDTMGYEERR
- the cmk gene encoding (d)CMP kinase — encoded protein: MAELRCVVAVDGPSGSGKSTVSRRLARRLDARYLDTGAMYRALTWAVLQAGVDLTDPDGIAKVAVDCELIITTDPERPSISVNGENVDGPIRGGEVTAAVSAVSAVPFVRQVLTARQRAIIEESARIVVEGRDIGTVVAPDADLKVFLTASSAERARRRSAETAGDHAATEADLARRDHLDSTRKVNPLQQAADAVVLDSTELGIDEVVSELYRLLTTRKAA
- the der gene encoding ribosome biogenesis GTPase Der, with the translated sequence MSNTEWTELEVVEQPLPEAPPTTPVITPQPVLAVVGRPNVGKSTLVNRIIGRRQAVVEDIPGVTRDRVAYDANWSGRKFTVVDTGGWEPDAKDRAAAIAAQAEAAIAAADVVLFVVDSSIGATDEDAAAVKMLRRSSKPVLLVANKADNQNMEYEVHDLWSLGLGQPWPVSALHGRGSGDLLDAVLEAFPKQAPLEDHVPGPRGPRRVALVGRPNVGKSSLLNRLAREERSVVDSAAGTTVDPVDSLVVIGGETWQFVDTAGLRKRVGKASGTEYFASLRTAAAIETSEVTVVLLDSSEVISEQDQRLLSMVSEAGRGVVLAFNKWDLVDADRRHYLDKEIDRELKRIPWALRVNISALTGRAVEKLAPALRQALASWEKRIPTGQLNQWLTALVQATPHPVRGGRAPRILFATQPSISPPKFVLFTTQPLDPGYIRFVERKLREEFGFEGSPIDISVKPRKEKGPGGRGKTHG
- a CDS encoding helix-turn-helix domain-containing protein, whose protein sequence is MTAPADTFAAYVDVLAHALDEPDATGADLAGRLHLSRYHLDRLVAAVAGEPPGALRRRVLLERAAYRLATSTRTVLDVAIEAGYSSHEAFTRAFTRAYGTGPARWRRRPTGISLAAPNDVHFHPPAGLRLPGARKVHAMDLLLGMVDHHVWLLGRLLDRAAGLDDDTLDRGIELSVEGVDATTTLRSLLSRLVGQLDQWNAGMSGRDYDWSVEDEEPVAAMRARLAVAGPDFIGRVRAVSEADRLGDTFVDTVCVPPRVFTYGGMVAHVLTFAAHRRTLALGALRTAGVDDLGDGDPMSWFARAT
- a CDS encoding type III polyketide synthase is translated as MIHIDESAPQVSAVRLAFPAHRYRQEEIVAEFTAMCLPGEHPGREVFARFGRTTGVQTRHLALPLDQYAGLTGFTQANDAFIEVAQELGEVALREALDAAGVRPDEVDLIATTSVTGLAVPSLDARLATRVGLRPDVKRLPLFGLGCVAGAAGVARLHDYLRAFPDHVAVLLAVELCSLTVQQEDTTPANLVASSLFGDGAAAVVMVGGRRAAAVPGRPRVLATRSRLYPDTEQVMGWRIGSSGFRIVLSNEVAPIAERFLGGDVRGFLADHDVDETDVATWICHPGGPKVIDTIEKILDLPSEALLPTRRSLAGRGNLSSVSVLDVLHEAMSGTPREDQPGLMIAMGPGFCSELVLLRW
- a CDS encoding isoprenylcysteine carboxyl methyltransferase family protein codes for the protein MLAYTLLIVAVAGERLVELVVSKRHAAWALANGGREYGRSHYPYMVALHTALLAGCLAEVWLLDRPFLPALGWTMLALVVASQALRWWCVTTLGRRWNTLVIVVPGLPLVDRGPYRWLKHPNYLAVVVEGFALPLVHSAWLTALTFTLLNFALLAVRIRVEDAALAEATA
- a CDS encoding NAD(P)/FAD-dependent oxidoreductase; translated protein: MSFDADLLVAGGGPAGLATALLARRAGMSVVVAEPRADPIDKACGEGLMPGGLARLLALGVDPAGVPFHGIAYRAGRRAAHARFAAGPGRGVRRTTLQAALRERAAQAGIGWVAGRVAGLRQDAHGVEAAGVRARWLVGADGLHSRVRREAGIASAAGTPARFGQRRHYPVAPWSDLVEVWWSAHAEAYVTPVAPDLVGVAILHRRSGLGYETLLDGFPELKARLGGAAPAGPVRGAGPLRRTVQARVSGRVLLVGDAAGYEDALTGEGVSLALNQAEAAVSALSSGDLAGYEAQWRRRTRTYRLLTRGLVLLTAARPVRGAVVPICVAVPPLFRGAVNVLAG
- the mscL gene encoding large conductance mechanosensitive channel protein MscL, with translation MLSGFKNFIMRGNVVDLAVGVVIGAAFTSLVTAFTDAFLNPVIDFIGAPNKETGLSVALGKGQLDFGAFLSAVITFVMTAAVLYFLVVLPMNKLAERRNKGKEPEPAPITEDIRLLTEIRDALVAGRVPAQAVRHENDHPADR